From the genome of Pseudarthrobacter sp. NIBRBAC000502772:
ACGCCCTGATCCCGCTCCGGCTCTTCCGGAACGCTACTTTTGGCCTGTCCTCGCTGCTGAACTTCATCATCGGCATCGGCATGTTCGGCGCCATCGCCATGCTGCCCATGTACCTGCAGCTGGTCAAAGGGCTCACACCCACCGAAGCCGGCCTGATGATGATCACCTTCACCCTGGGCATCCTGACCGGTTCCATCACGGCGGGCCGCACCATTTCGGCGTCGGGCACATACCGGATCTTCCCCATCGTGGGTACTGGCATCCTCACCGTCGCCGCGCTGGTCATGGGACTGTCCCTGGGCGTGGACACGGGCCTCTGGGTTCCCGGCGTGATCGCCGTGTTCTTCGGCATGGGCCTGGGTTTCTGCATGCAGCCGCTTACGCTGGCCATGCAGGTCTCCGTTCCCCCGAAGGACATGGGTGTTGGCACCTCCTCCGCGGCGTTCTTCCGGTCCATGGGCGGCGCGGTGGGCACGGCCGTGTTCATCTCCATGCTGTTCAGCCTGGCCGCGAGCCGGATCGCCGACACCATGAAGTCAGCCATGGCCAGCTCCGACTACCAGGCCGTGCTGCGCGACCCGGCGGTGGCCGCGGACCCGGCCAACGCCAAGCTCTACGAGTTCTTCCAGAACGGCGCGTCGGACGAATCGCTCAATGACACCAGCTGGCTCCACTCCGCCAACAGCGTGCTCACCCGGCCCATTACGGAGGGCTTCGCGTACGCGATCGACACCGTGATGATCACCGCAGCCGTCCTCACCGGGATCGCGTTCCTGATCAGCTTCGCCCTGCCTAACAAGAAGCTGACGGATCCGAAGTTGGCCCCGCAGGGAAACGCAGCTGCCGTGGCGGCCCACTAAGCCGCCTCCCCTGAAACAGACAGACGACGACGGCGGCACACCCCGCCGTCGTCGTCTTTCTGTTTCGGAGGGTACAAGTCGCAAGTGGAACGGCGGGCGGTGACGTGCCACACTGTTTAGCGCGTGTGCGCCGGCCATCCGAGCCGGTACCGCAGCCGACGACGTCCGCACCGCATCCACCCGACCCCCAAACCCAGGGAGCACCATGTCCACCGCCAAGGAGCAGACCACCGCCAAGATCCCGCAGCGGGTGATCTGGCTGGCACTCGCAGGCGCGGTGGGCGGATTCCTGTTCGGCTTCGACTCCTCCGTGGTCAACGGTGCAGTGGATGCCATCAAGGATGAGTTCGCGCTTTCCGAGGCCGTGACCGGCTTCGCCGTGGCCATCGCCCTGCTGGGCTGCGCGGCAGGCGCCTTCCTCGCTGGCAAAGTCGCCGACCGCTACGGCCGCATCCCCGCCATGAAGCTGGGCGCGGTGCTGTTCCTGGTCAGCGCCATCGGAACCGGCTTCGCCTTCGGCGTCTGGGACCTGATCTTCTGGCGTCTGGTGGGCGGCCTGGGCATCGGCCTCGCGTCGGTGATTGCGCCGGCCTACATTTCCGAGATTTCCCCGCGGCAGGTCCGTGGCCGGCTGGCGTCGCTGCAGCAGCTGGCCATCACCACCGGTATCTTCGCCGCACTCCTGTCCGACGCGCTCTTCGCCACCACCGCCGGCGGCGCGGACCAGGCCTTCTGGCTCGGACTGGAAGCCTGGCGCTGGATGTTCCTCGCCGCTGCGGTTCCCGCCGTGGTCTACGGCTGGATCGCCTACACCCTCCCGGAATCCCCGCGGTTCCTGGTGTTCCAGGGCAAGGAAGACGAAGCCCGCAAGGTGTTCGACTCCATCGCCCCGTCCGAGGACACCGACCGGCACATCCGCGAGATCCAGGACGCCATCGAAGAGGACAAGCTGTCCGGCCAGAAGGGCTCGCTCCGCGGCAAGACGTTCGGCCTGCAGGCAGTGGTCTGGGTGGGCATCGTCCTCTCGGTCCTGCAGCAGTTCGTTGGCATCAACGTGATCTTCTACTACTCCACCACGCTGTGGAAGGCCGTCGGTTTCCAGGAGAAGGACTCGCTCACCATCTCGGTGGCAACCTCCATCACCAACATCCTGGTGACACTCGTGGCCATCGCACTGGTGGACCGGATCGGCCGCCGCCCCATTCTCCTGGCCGGGTCCATCGGCATGGCGGTCTCACTGGGCACCATGGCGCTGGCATTCTCCGCCGCCGTGGGTTCAGGCTCCGAGATCTCCTTGCCGGGCGCCTGGGGTCCGGTGGCCCTCGTGGCGGCCAACATCTTTGTGGTCAGCTTCGGCGCTTCCTGGGGCCCGCTGGTCTGGGTCCTCCTTGGTGAGATCTTCCCGTCCCGGATCCGTGCCCGCGCCTTGGGCCTGGCCGCCGCAGCGCAGTGGGTGGCCAACTTTGCCATCACGCTCAGCTTCCCCGTGATGGCCGCTGCTTCCCTGCCGCTGACCTACGCCATGTACGCGCTGTTCGCGGCGGCGTCATTCTTCTTTGTGATGTTCAAGGTGCCGGAGACCAACGGCATGTCCCTGGAGCAGGCCGAGACCCTGTTTGTGCCCAAGGGTTCCAAGAAGGCCTGACGCCGGGTCAGAGAGTGAGCTTCATGCCCTCATGGCTGGCGTCAAAGCCGAGCCGCTCGTAGAACCGATGGGCGGCTGTCCGCGACTTGTGCGTGGTCAGCTGCATCAGCGTGCAGCCGCGGCGCCTCGATTCCTCGATCGCCCACCCCACCATCAGGTTTCCCAGGCCCTGGCCACGAAGGCTGCCCGCCACACGGACCGCCTCAAGCTGCGAGCGCCAGGAGCCCTGCCGCGAAATGCCGGGCAGGAAGCTCAGCTGGAAGGTGCCCACGACGCGGCCGTCAGCCGCCCCAGCCGGCACGTGCTCGCCCACCACCAGCAAATGGCACGGGTCGGCGTCGATCGCTTCGAAGGCCCGCTCGTACGGCGCCATGTCGTGGCCCAGTTCTCGGCTGGCGCCGAGGGAATCGTCGGCCAGCAGCGCCACAATGGCGGGCAGGTCCCCGGACACGGCGTGCCTGAGGCGGAAGGTCCCGCCGTCGACGTCGGCAGTCAGCAAGGCGGTCAGGGCACCGGGGTTCGTGGTCATCTCCCCAGCATTCCACAAGGCTTGCGAACCTATCCCTCCGAGACCCTCTCTCACTTTCGGTGCCTTAAACGCCAACGCTCTCTCATCCAGGTGAGAGAGCGTTGGCCAAAAACCGCATTATCTGCGAGAGGGTTGCTCGAAAACCCACTTTAAGTGAGAGAGCGTCCTGGGGGTGGGTGCGTGCGGTGGGGGTCAGGCCGTCGGAGGTCAGGCCGGCGCCTTCGCCCCTTCCGCCTGGCGTTCCTCCACCAGCGTGGACACCGCCGCAAACAGCGGGTGCTCCGGTGCCAGCCCGGTAATCCTGGCTGTGGCGTCGGCAGGCGACGACGAAGCCAGGATCTGCGCGAGTTCGGTGGCCTCGGCGTCGGCGGGGTCTGTGAAGCGCAGGGCCGCGGCGATGGCACCCAGGAGCGCCTCGGGCACGATCCCGCGTTCGGCGAGTTCAGCCGCGGGGCCGATGAACCGTTCATGCCGGCTGAGCTTGCGCATGGGGGCGCGGCCCACCCGGTTCACGGTGTCCGGCAGGTGCGGGTTGGAGAAACGGACCAGGATCTTCTGGACGTAGGCTTCCTGCTCGTCGTTGTTGAAGCCGTGCTTGGCCACAAGGAGTTGCTTGGTTTCCTCTAGGACGGCCCGCACATCTTCCGCCACGTCCTGATCGGCCATGGCCTCGGAGATCTTTTCCAGCCCGGCCTCAAAGCCGAAGTACGCAGCGGCCGCGTGCCCCGTATTCACGGTGAAGAGCTTCCGCTCGATGTAGGGCGAGAGCTCGTCCACAAACGTTGCGCCCGGGATGACCGGGGCCGCATCGCCAAACGCTGTCCGGTCGATGACCCACTCATAGAACGTTTCCACGGTCACGTCCAGGCCCTGGCCCGGCTCCTGGTTGGGCACAATCCGGTCCACGGCAGTGTTCGCAAACACCGCCGCGGCGTCCAGGGACCCGGCGGCGTCGTCCCAGAGGGCGGCGACTTCGGCCCGCAGGACGTCGGTGGCGTTGATGGCGTTCTCGCAGGCCATGACTTGCAGCGGCGCCAGCCCGGCAGCCCGCGCGGCGATGCCCTTGGTGATGGCGGGCGCGACGAACTTCAGGATGTGCGGCCCCACGGCGGTGGTGACGATGTCCGCCGTCGCGATTTCCCGCACCAGCGCCGCTTCCTGCGTGCCGGAGTTCAGCGCGCGGAAGTTGTCCACCGTCCGGACCGTGGGGTTCTCCCCCACCTCGTGGACGTTGTAGCTGTCTGCTGCCACGAGCTGGTCGATGAGTGCGTCCGCGACATCCGCGAATACCACCTCATAACCGGCCTGGTGCAGCAGCAGCCCCACAAAGCCGCGGCCGATGTTCCCGGCTCCGAAATGTACCGCCTTCACTATGCGTTCACCTTTCCGAATAGCTCCAGGACTTCCTCAACGGACGTGGCCGCTTCCAGCTGGGCCACCTGGGCCTTGCTGGTGAAGACCTTCGCGATGGAGGACAGGATGTGGAGGTGTTCGTTGTTGATGCCGGCCACGCCCACCACGAACTTGACCTGTTTGCCGTTCCAGTCGATGCCGTCCGGGTAGCGGATCACGGACACAGCGGACTTCAGGATATGGTCCTTGGCGGCGTTGGTGCCGTGCGGGATGGCCAGGAAGCTGCCCATGTAGGTGGACACGGATTCCTCGCGCTCGTGCATGGCCGCGAGGTAGCCCTCGTCCACAGCGCCGCGGGCCAGGAGCAGCTGGCCTGCTTCGTCGATGGCGGCATCGCGGGTGGTGGCTGTGCCGTTAAGGATCACGCTGTCGGCCACGAGGATGTCCGACGGCGCCGCCGTCTCCGCAGCCTCGGTGGGTTCTGCACCGCCGGGTGCCGCTTCCACCGGGGCACTGGCTACGTGCGCGCCGTGGCCGGCGGCAGTTGCGGCGGCGGCAGCACCGGCGTCGGGCGTTGCGCCTTCAGTGTTGTGCTCCTTGACCAGCTCCACAATCTCGTCGTACCGCGGGCTGTTCATGAAGTTATCCACCGAGAAGTGCGCTGCGCTGGACGTGACGGGCTTGGCGCGTTCGGTCAGGTCCTGGTGGGTGATCACCACGTCGTAGGTGTCACTGAGGTTGGCGATCGCCGCATTGGTGACCTTGACGTCCGGGAACCCGGCCGCCTTGATCTTGTTCCGCAGCACCGAGGCGCCCATGGCACTGGAGCCCATGCCGGCGTCGCACGCGAACACGATGTTCTTGATGGGGCCGGCCAGGACGGCCGTACCCACGCCTGCGCCCGCACCGGTCAGCATGGAGGAGACGGAGCTCTTTTTGCCCTTCATCGCTTCCATCTTGGACGTGGCGTCGCTGAGGTCCACCTCGTCGCTGTGCTTGGTGGTTTTCAGGATCACCGAGGCCACCAGGAACGAGACCGTCATGGCGAGCAACACCGCGAGGATCACCCCGACGTAGCTGTCACGGGACGTCTGGGCGAGCACCGCGATGATCGAGCCAGGCGCCGCCGGAGCGACGAGTCCGGAGCCGGTGATGGCCAGGGTTGCGATGCCCGTCATGCCGCCGGCGATCGCGGCCAGGATCAGCAGCGGGCGCATCAGGACGTACGGGAAGTAGATTTCGTGGATGCCGCCGAAGAAGTGGATGATCGCTGCGCCGGAGGCCGAACCCTTGGCAATGCCCTTCCCGAAGAACATGTAGGCCAGCAGGATGCCCATGCCGGGGCCGGGGTTGGCCTCCAGCAGGAACAGGATGGACTTGCCCTGCTCCAGCGACTGCTGGATGCCGAGCGGGGTCAGCACGCCGTGGTTGATGGCGTTGTTCAGGAACAGCACCTTGGCGGGCTCGATGAAAATGCTGGTGAGCGGCAGCAGGCCGTTGTTGACCAGGAACTGCACGACGTTGCCGGCGGCCGTGCTGAAGGCCTGGACCAGCGGCGAGATGCCGTAGAAGCCCAGCATCGCCAGCAGCGCGCCCCAGATACCGGCCGAGAAGTTGTTGACCAGCATCTCGAAGCCGGGGCGGATCTTGCCCTCCCACAGGAGGTCGATCTTCTTCATGGTCCAGCCGCCGAGCGGGCCCATGATCATGGCGCCGATGAACATCGGGATGCCGGCGCCCACAATGACGCCCATGGTGCCGATGGCTCCGACCACGCCGCCGCGGACGTCGTAGACCATCCGGCCGCCGGTGTAGGCGATCAGGAGCGGCAGCAGGTAGGTGATCATGGGGCCAACCAGGCCCACGTTGGGCGTTCCGTCGGCGTTGGTGTCGAAGCCGCCCAAGGCCGGGACCGGGATCCAGCCCTTCTCAATAAAGAGGGCCGTGATGAGGCCCCACGCGATGAACGCGCCAATGTTGGGCATGATCATGCCGGACAGGAACGTCCCGAACTTCTGGACGTGAACCCGCAGGCTGGTGCGGGATTTCGCAACTGTCTCTGTTGC
Proteins encoded in this window:
- a CDS encoding MDR family MFS transporter — translated: MSKTTAVRAAGETLTQRQIVTVMVGLMLGMFLASLDQTIVSTSIYTIANDLDGLSLQAWATTAYLITSTVSTPLYGKLSDIFGRRPLYLIAIVIFLIGSLYAGSVHSMTELAIARGVQGLGAGGLLALALTIIGDIVSLKDRAKYQGYFMSVFGISSVLGPVVGGAFAGSANILGFDGWRWVFFINLPIGLAALAVVFMFLHLPAKHVKQKIDYFGAAAITLAIVPLLLVAEQGRSWGFMSLNSFLCYGLGAVGIIWFLLAEKRAGDYALIPLRLFRNATFGLSSLLNFIIGIGMFGAIAMLPMYLQLVKGLTPTEAGLMMITFTLGILTGSITAGRTISASGTYRIFPIVGTGILTVAALVMGLSLGVDTGLWVPGVIAVFFGMGLGFCMQPLTLAMQVSVPPKDMGVGTSSAAFFRSMGGAVGTAVFISMLFSLAASRIADTMKSAMASSDYQAVLRDPAVAADPANAKLYEFFQNGASDESLNDTSWLHSANSVLTRPITEGFAYAIDTVMITAAVLTGIAFLISFALPNKKLTDPKLAPQGNAAAVAAH
- a CDS encoding sugar porter family MFS transporter; translated protein: MSTAKEQTTAKIPQRVIWLALAGAVGGFLFGFDSSVVNGAVDAIKDEFALSEAVTGFAVAIALLGCAAGAFLAGKVADRYGRIPAMKLGAVLFLVSAIGTGFAFGVWDLIFWRLVGGLGIGLASVIAPAYISEISPRQVRGRLASLQQLAITTGIFAALLSDALFATTAGGADQAFWLGLEAWRWMFLAAAVPAVVYGWIAYTLPESPRFLVFQGKEDEARKVFDSIAPSEDTDRHIREIQDAIEEDKLSGQKGSLRGKTFGLQAVVWVGIVLSVLQQFVGINVIFYYSTTLWKAVGFQEKDSLTISVATSITNILVTLVAIALVDRIGRRPILLAGSIGMAVSLGTMALAFSAAVGSGSEISLPGAWGPVALVAANIFVVSFGASWGPLVWVLLGEIFPSRIRARALGLAAAAQWVANFAITLSFPVMAAASLPLTYAMYALFAAASFFFVMFKVPETNGMSLEQAETLFVPKGSKKA
- a CDS encoding GNAT family N-acetyltransferase codes for the protein MTTNPGALTALLTADVDGGTFRLRHAVSGDLPAIVALLADDSLGASRELGHDMAPYERAFEAIDADPCHLLVVGEHVPAGAADGRVVGTFQLSFLPGISRQGSWRSQLEAVRVAGSLRGQGLGNLMVGWAIEESRRRGCTLMQLTTHKSRTAAHRFYERLGFDASHEGMKLTL
- a CDS encoding mannitol-1-phosphate 5-dehydrogenase, whose amino-acid sequence is MKAVHFGAGNIGRGFVGLLLHQAGYEVVFADVADALIDQLVAADSYNVHEVGENPTVRTVDNFRALNSGTQEAALVREIATADIVTTAVGPHILKFVAPAITKGIAARAAGLAPLQVMACENAINATDVLRAEVAALWDDAAGSLDAAAVFANTAVDRIVPNQEPGQGLDVTVETFYEWVIDRTAFGDAAPVIPGATFVDELSPYIERKLFTVNTGHAAAAYFGFEAGLEKISEAMADQDVAEDVRAVLEETKQLLVAKHGFNNDEQEAYVQKILVRFSNPHLPDTVNRVGRAPMRKLSRHERFIGPAAELAERGIVPEALLGAIAAALRFTDPADAEATELAQILASSSPADATARITGLAPEHPLFAAVSTLVEERQAEGAKAPA
- a CDS encoding PTS mannitol transporter subunit IICBA, whose translation is MATETVAKSRTSLRVHVQKFGTFLSGMIMPNIGAFIAWGLITALFIEKGWIPVPALGGFDTNADGTPNVGLVGPMITYLLPLLIAYTGGRMVYDVRGGVVGAIGTMGVIVGAGIPMFIGAMIMGPLGGWTMKKIDLLWEGKIRPGFEMLVNNFSAGIWGALLAMLGFYGISPLVQAFSTAAGNVVQFLVNNGLLPLTSIFIEPAKVLFLNNAINHGVLTPLGIQQSLEQGKSILFLLEANPGPGMGILLAYMFFGKGIAKGSASGAAIIHFFGGIHEIYFPYVLMRPLLILAAIAGGMTGIATLAITGSGLVAPAAPGSIIAVLAQTSRDSYVGVILAVLLAMTVSFLVASVILKTTKHSDEVDLSDATSKMEAMKGKKSSVSSMLTGAGAGVGTAVLAGPIKNIVFACDAGMGSSAMGASVLRNKIKAAGFPDVKVTNAAIANLSDTYDVVITHQDLTERAKPVTSSAAHFSVDNFMNSPRYDEIVELVKEHNTEGATPDAGAAAAATAAGHGAHVASAPVEAAPGGAEPTEAAETAAPSDILVADSVILNGTATTRDAAIDEAGQLLLARGAVDEGYLAAMHEREESVSTYMGSFLAIPHGTNAAKDHILKSAVSVIRYPDGIDWNGKQVKFVVGVAGINNEHLHILSSIAKVFTSKAQVAQLEAATSVEEVLELFGKVNA